The DNA segment GGCAGTTTGTATGTGTGTTAAAGTCCAGACTCCACTAGATGCAGCACATTGCACAGCAGGAACATTACTCACCCACAGAATTAAATGCTCAAATGTTAGCCCTGAACTAGCTCTGAACAACTGCACAGTGCCACATCAAGATGCTGGTTGGGTCTAAGTATGATGAAAATTCACTCTTATCACTCATATTGAGACACCAAGAATTTTAGGACAAATGAAGCATCTCAGATATCAGTATGTCCAGTATGTCAGAATAGAGAAACTCAGGGTGCTGTCAGCATCTGAGTGCCTCCATCAGGGAATCAGCTGGGTGAGACACACTGTTCAATCACAGTAAGCAAACAGAGTGTTAGCAATGGGAGAAGAAACTATGGAAAGTTAGCTCAGTATCTAAAGAATGGGACAGGACACAGCAGCTAGTCCTCTGCAGGAGAGAATATTCAGAGCACTCATCAAACTCTTCCATTCACTGATTCTATGTTGAGCCACTGTGATATCAAGCAGCTCTCACTGTGAGAACATGATGAGGGCTTTGCACAGAATTCCAATCTCACCAAATCCCACAGAAGAAAGTGGAAGAATCTTGTATTCTGTTCCAGGCATTAGAGGGAAGTCTGTCCTGCTGGGTCAGGAACCTTATGTCTGTTGACCAAATGTGACCTCCTTAGATGTCAAATCCCTGAATATTCACCCAAGCCTGTTCTTCAACTTGCCAGGCCCAGTTTCCATTTCTCATTTGACTCATCCCTATATCAGCTACTTAGTAAAGAAATTTGCTAAATTTCCACTTGCAGATTCCCTATTTTGCTCAAGTTTCCTCCATCTTCCTGGTCTCTTTGGCCAGTCAGTCCATTTCATTTGCATGTAATGTAATCAATGCTATTCCAAATCCTCACAGGCTGCTTACAGCTTGCTTGCCCTCATTATTGTGCAGTCTCATATTCCTGTCCAAGACAAACTGTCCCCTAGATTTGTCAACATAATCTTTTCCCCTACCCCACACATTTCATTTTGATTCTTGCTCACAGTCATTAATTTCAGGAGTTTCCAGTAAACACTCAGTCTTCCTAAGCACGGTTCCCAGTTATGTTCTCCCTGCTGGCCTTTAGTTCCTGCTTCCCTCTCCTACCATTTCCTTATCTTAGGCTGTTGCTGCCACCACAAGTCTAATGCCATCTCCTCTGCATTCACAGCACATTTTTGCATCTCATCTGGTCCTTTCCTCCTACAATAGCAGTAATGCCAAATTATAGGGTAGAAATTTTATAATGTTCCTCCTGAAAACTACTGCATCACAAGGGAGACATCTTCTTCCCCTTGGACAAACAGGAAGCAGATCTCAATAGCTCTGGAAAAGAGACTAATTATCAGAACAGCAAGGAACACTGACATGTAGGTGAAAGTAGGGAGCCATTTGGAATGACAGCTGCTATGCTAAATATTTccttcagattttaaaaatggataGTAGAACACTCCTACATCACACCATGTGTAAGTAAGGCTAGGTGGATATATgaatagcagggaaaaaaacagatgaGTGTGGTGTAGTGGTGCTGGTGATCCCTTTCCTCACCTCTGGTACAAGTGAAATTAAAGTTGCCCAACAATTATTGAGCCTGCAAGGTAGGATGGGGACAAGGCTTGCTCTGCTagtgctccatcccagccccaaatGAGCATGTGGGACCGAATTTAAATAAGTCTCTATTCTCTCTGCTTGGGACCAGCCTCTGCCAACACTGACACTGAGTGTCTGCAACAGAAATGTAGCTCTTGCATTACTTGTGGTTTTTCAGAAACCAACCTTTTCTCATGGATTGATTtttgggaggggagggaaatcTGCCCTCCCAAAAAAGCTTTTTTGATTCTCTAGCATTGCAGGGATACTTGTTAATCCAAATTTTACTCTGTACTtctttacctcttttttttttaaataattctcaTAGGACATTCATACAAGActgtttttcatatatttgGCTGAGAACTAACAACCACTGCTCTCAATTCACAGGCTCTGGAGAGCATTGAAAAGgcacaggagctggcagagggacTAGGCAACAAGGTAGGATCCTACAGCTTCTTTTCAGTACTCTTCATAGTCTTGTGTCAGGCAATATAAGATGTGAAAGATTGAATTATCCAGGCTTGTTGTTGCTCATTAGCATTCCTATTAACCAGCGAGTGTTTGGGATATGCTTTGTCAGGAAGTGTTTGGTTGTGGGCAGTTGCACAGATAATCATCAGTTTGCAAGTCTGAAAAGTGAGGGAGGAATCACAATGGGATAGGCAAAGGAGAATGGGAAGCAGTGAAAATGGGGTGTGAAATAGGCAGAGAACTAGAGGACTAGAGATCTCttcctgaaaaacatttttgctgCTGAACTGTGTGCTGGCTGGAGGCAAAGGAAATACACTGCGTGTCAGAGGTAGCTCAGGGAAACCATGAGTGGAAGAGCTGCTGAGTGTCTCAAACCTGGTGGTACCTTTTGTGACACAAAGAAGAAGGGTTAATGACAGGAATTGTTGAGCCTGCTGATGTTGCTCCAGCTGGTTGATGGGGCTGTGGCATTCCCACTCCTGTTTCTGGTCTGTGTTTGCCCTATCATTCACTTGTTTTATGTTTCTGTCCTTCACGTGCAGCTCGGCCTGCTGAAGCTCCACTGCCTGTGTGAAAGGATCTATCGCacaaaggagcagcagcaagaatTGCGTGACCATGTAGTGAAGTTCCATGAATGTGTGGAGGAGATGGAGCTGTACTGTGGCATGTGTGGAGAGTCCATTGGGGAGAAGAACAACCAGCTCCAGGCACTACCTTGCTCCCACTTCTTCCACTTGAAGTAATTAGCTGGAAGTACTAAAATTATTGTGATGACAGTCACAGGAAAGAGCTGCTTATGCCCATAGTCCTATGCATGCTGTTCCCCAGGTCTTTGTCTTGATTACCTGCTTGCCTGTGTCTTGATCCTGCCTTGCAGGATCCCATTGCGGTGCTAAGAGTCTCACAGCCTTGAAGGGTGAGATTTAGCCATCATATCCATCACACTCCCACTTGTCCTCTAAATAATTATTCACTGATGTCCTCACTTTGTAGGTGATCAACCCAGTTCACAGATTCTTATTTGATTCCCCCTGGGGAATCAGTTCTTCACTCCCAGGgtcagtttgggtttttcccGAGCCCCCTCACTTTCTCCCTTGGCTAGTGGTACACAGAGCTGAAGTTGTCCATACTGTTATCATGTTACTGGCATGAAAGAAGTTAGCTGCACCATCACTTTACTGTAGAAGAAATACGAGTATTACAAAACACTCTGAAAACTAATCTGAAAACTAAGAATTTAGTAACAAAGCCTCACACTGACACCAGAATTAGCATCAAACTACTGGGCAGTGAGACATGCCCGACGAGCCCTGTGGACTTGTCTCCAGCAGTGCAGGAACCAACTCTCGTACAGGAATTTGCCGAAGTGCCTCcctggaagggaagggagagggatGCAGTCTCTGCCCGTGGCGGGAGGGCCCAcggggagcagctctgtggtgaACAACAGCCGTGGAGAGCCCTCACCGACCCGACCTCCTCCCGTTGCAGGTGCCTGCAGACCAACGGGACCCGCGGCTGCCCCAACTGCCGCCGCTTGTCGGTGAAGCCCGGCTACGTCTGAGCGCCCCGGGCTCGGCCGGGGGCTGACggagccgctcccgggcccCCTCGGGCTGTGCCCGGCGGGGGCGTCCTCGGCCTCCCCTGCGCGGGACCCGCAGCCCCGCTCCCTTCCCCCTGGCTGCTGTGTACGGGCACTGCTGTAATAAAGGCTTTCTCCGGGAGACCGCCCCGTCTGCCTCCAGCGCTCCGGGCTCCGctcgccccgccccgccccgcgaTGGCGCAGCCGCCGCCATCACTCAGCAGGTTTGGGGCGGCACGTGACCCgccggccgctccccgccgcgCCGGCAGATTCGGCACGGCCGCGGGCAGCGGGGGCCGCGatcgcggcggcggcggcagcgccggggcagggcagggcaggctgcgCGGAACCCCCGGGCCGCACGGCCCGCCCGTggcgctgcccccgccccgcgccgccgggAAGCCGCCGTGCCGAATCTGCCGCCCCGAACCCGCCGCGCCCTGCGCGCCCGCGGGCCGGCGGAAAGATGGCGTCGGTGTGGGATGAGTCGGAGGTGAGGgaccggggccgggggcggcggggccggggcgagCCGCGGGCCGGGCTGAAGGTAACGCTGCCGTTGTGCCCCCGCAGGACGGCGTCGGCGAGGAGGTGCTGAAGATGTCCACGGAGGAGATCGTGCAGCGCACCCGCCTCCTCGACAGCGAGATCAAGGTAGCGGCcgggggccgcgccgggccggggagcggggccgggccgcccTCCCgggagctctgtgctgctgctgttcgGGGCGGGCGGGTTAGCACAGCCACGGGGACGGCAAAATATTTATCACGGTTAATTGAATCGAGGAGAGCAGATTGAGGAGTACTGAACCACGAAGGTAGGGAAGAATCACTGGAAGAGCATCGACCcgagggagctgagggggcgGCTGTTCGACGCAGCCATGGATGCTTTAGCTGAAGTTACACAGGCCCTCCCTGCCTCGGAGgcagaggggagggggaagtCTGTTCTGTGGCCTGAGTCAGGGAGGATCTTCGGATaattcaggttggaagggatttgaGCAGACCTCCAGGCCAAACTCCTTCTCAAAGCAGGGTCAGCCATAACCCTGATAAAGCTACTCAGGGCTTTATCTGGTTGGATCTTGAAAGCCTTTAAAGACGCATACTGCACCGCTTTGCAGGgtgttcagtgctgctgcttgaCAGAGCTTGCGAGGGTGAAGATTTGCTTTGCTTCAGTCTGAGCCGCACCTGTTTTAGTCTGTTATTTCATCTGCCCATTGTGTACTCCTGTGAAGTGTCTGGTTCAGTCTCTTTGATacctccttccccagctgttCTGTTCTCTAGATGAACAAACCCACCTCCCTCAGGAGggcctgtgctccagcccccagcCATCTTGGTGGCCCTATGCTGAACTCAGTTCAGTTTATCCATGTCTTTGCTGTaagggcgggggggggggggttcaCCAAAACTGTACTGAGTGCTCTAGGTAGGATCTAAAAGTATTTAATAAAGGTGACTGAACACTTCTCTCCATCTACTGCCTGCAGTCCTAATAGTACAGCCCAGGATACTGTTTGCCACCCTTGCTGTCAGGACATACTGCTGGCTCCTGTTCATTTTATTGTCTTATGGAGATCCCCAGGTCCATTCCTCAGCCAGACAGTCACCAACATGTGTCACTGCAAGGTGcacttccctccctgctgtgggatTTTACATGTGTCCTCATTTTTTGTAAGGTTTCTGTttggcagctctgcctttgaACACGGAGACTATGCCCCCCcgtttggtgtcatctgcaaacacGATGAGAAAACATTCCATCCTCTTGCTTGTTCATTcatgaagatgttaaacagacAGACATGTTTTGCATAAAAGAGCACTTACAAATTTAGAATGCTTGCTGCACAGTGTTAGCAGTATtgagataaaatatttcataaattcTACAGAGTAACTTCATCCTATACTGGTTCAGGCTCCACAAGTAATTCTGACTTATTAATGTATTTGATTATTCTTTAAAGACAGTAAAGGTAAATACAtgccttatttttaaattgcagaaTACAGTAAGGAGTAGAAGTAGTCTTCTTCATTTTATAGTATGAGCATTATGATAGCAGGGTTTGTAAGAACCCTCCCTTCAGGCAGTTTTGTGTGAATGTTTTCTAGGctgttttattaaatttattaagTTTTTATTTAACAGATTCTGTATTGGTTCCTGTGGATGTGTTACACACAGTCTTATGCTTAGGCATATCAAgactttttaaaagataatttcttAGTGAAGAGTGGATTTCCCAATTGAACAGAATCACACACCCAATTCAGGTGTGACCAGGTCTCCTGGATCTCTTGGTGCTCCAGTCACTTCAGTGGGAATCACAAAGTGTGTATTTGCACACTGTGTGACTAaccaggaaaggcaggaaaaggccTGTCAGTGCCAGCCAGACAGCACTGCAGACATCTGTGGTGGGTGTAAATCCCCTGCTGGATGGGGAGTACAGaacctttttttccttggattttttttttctttacagttaGTATgatcatagaatagtttgggttggaagggacctttaaaggccaACTCCTGCCATAAGTAGGGCTGTCTtttactagaccaggttgctcagagccctgtccaagctggtcttgaatgtttccagggatggagcatccaccatgtttctgggcagcctgttgCAGTGTTTTGCTATCCTTACTGTAAAGGATAGCAATCCTTTGCTTACCTTTCTTATATCTAGTGTAAATTTGCCCTTTTGAAGTTTAAAACCCAtacctcttgtcctattgcaaCAGGTCTTACTAACAAGTCTGTCTCCGTCTTTCTTCAAGACAGCTTTAAATACAGAAAGGCCACCATGAGGTGTTCCTGGAGTCCTCTTTCCTTCAGGCTGAATCATAGTATGGTTTGGGTTgcaaaggaccttaaagatcatctagttccaaccacCTTGCAAAACATAACTAAAATTGCTGTGTATATGTAGCTACTTGTGTATCTGTATATATTAAACAGTCAtatccaaaccaaaccacagtTGCCATATCTGAGCCATATTGTTACCTAGGTTAAATTGCTACCCTGTAAGCTGTTGCACTGATTAGGCTGAGGCTACCAAGTGACactgggaagaaattatttgggGTTATTGATTAGTTAGAGATCAGAACGGACTGTGTAGCCTCGATTCCTAACAAATTTTGGCTAATTtgctggctttgctttttttttgttttatattacATTTCCCTTTATTCCTCAGACTTAGATTTCTGTAACTGTTTGCTTTTGGAACAATCTATTAATTTTATCTTGTCTCAGTTTTCTGACAAGattccttttgctttcttctgtgtACCAATTGCAGATCATGAAGAGTGAGGTACTGAGAGTGACCCACGAGCTTCAGGCCATGAAAGACAAGATcaaagaaaacagtgaaaagaTCAAAGTGAACAAAACCCTGCCATACCTTGTCTCCAATGTTATTGAGGTGAGGGTGGTGAACTTCTATGTAGTGATATAAGAAATGTGTGCAGTTTATTGTGGCAGGGAGAAAAGCAGGGATCTCAATCAGGGATTCAAGACCTGGAGTATTCTCAGACTACCAATGCTGCCAGAGCCAGgactttcaggtttttctgttggttttatttgtgaCCTGGAAGTGCACATCTCTTGCCCACTTGTTCTCTGGGTCATTCCTTGTAGGCTTTGGATACTGTTCATCTGTACTTAACAAGCATCAGAGGGTGGCATAGCCCTTCTGAGCGTAAACTTGAGCATCTGAAACTGGACATATACTCTCTGAAATTTGTGAAACAGTGAATGAAAGGCCATGGCTCTGTTACTCCATcacattatttttgtaattcagTAGTTCTGATGCTAGGAAAAAGAATGTCAATAGTTTGCTATTAAAAATTGATTGCTTTGTACTGCTGTTTTAAAACTTAATGAGCTTAAGCTTTAATGTGAGCTGCTGTATGGGAGAAAGAATCAGTGCCATTAGCTACTACTTTGTTCTGAATTTTATAATGTCTTTCTTTGCACTATTGCCTGTTGCTTCataaggaaaggaagaaagcaatTTTTACAGGGCTTTAATGCTTTCATGATTCTACTGCTGCTGGATGAtggaaagttttatttcttccaaTGCATGTATGTTAGAAGCATTAATCCTGGGGTCGTTCTGCTAGCCTGGTTACATTGTTATGAACTCTTTCACTCTGGTTTTCAGCTGCTGGATGTTGACCCAAATGAccaggaggaggatggagcAAACATTGACTTGGATTCCCAGAGAAAGGGCAAGTGTGCTGTGATCAAGACCTCTACACGTCAGGTAAGACCTTTGTGTGTAAAGACATGGGACGCTCCACGACGGTTTGGGTGGGTACAGAcaagagatctctgttggttgctcttggaaGATAAGATTTATTCGGGATGGTGAGAGgtcctgcctcgagctgctagacacagcacgtggccgggcctgaggtgatgggggaggcGTGAGAcaaagctgggagcagggactccaagAGGGGGGgatccaggaggagggaggaagttccaagagggcgtctggcccccCAGAGACCCTTTATCAAGGGGGGCTTCATGGTGAGCTGGAACtggacttgggccaatggggttacagacacctgatggttcaggggagggttacaggtgtggggtgaaccatacattctggggggtgagatggaacagtccatttggcttttggatcTCTCTGTAGGTGAGggcattgtccagccagtagggggcatgatattcatcctggctgtactattgtggttcttctgctaggcaatcatatttatctatccttcccaacacttGTGCCCAACCAAGTGTGAGGAATGATGCAAAGGATCTTCTGGTAATCTGGTTTTGCTCACTCTGATTTCTTTTGACAGACATATTTCCTGCCTGTTATTGGGTTGGTTGATGCTGAGAAGTTGAAGCCTGGAGATCTGGTGGTGAGTGATTCTATTGTGATAGTTGGATGTGATGATGGCCAGAAAATTGCATATGTCTTGCCTTTAAGAAAGAAGACAAATCTGTCCAGATTTCCCCAAGACCATTTCTCTACTAAAATTTTCATAGATAGGTATTGTGTGTTCAGTTAGATTTGTagtaaagaaaagcagtttGGGGTGTGTGTCTTTTATACATACAATTAGATGCTGAAAGTTTAGAGGCCACTTAGTAAGTTTTTTAAACCCTGTCCTTTTATTGTAATAAACTGGACCACTTGTTTAAAATGTAACTGTGGCATTGTCCACTCTGCCAAGCTGAATGATGAATGCCAGTGTCAAAGCTGCTTATTCCTGCATCCTTGAGGCCTAGTAAATCAGCTTTGTGATTGCATGTTTGTTAAGTGCTATCTGAGGGAACCTGTTAAAAGCAAAGGACTTGTGTGTTTACAGGGGGTGAACAAAGACTCTTACTTGATCCTGGAGACTCTGCCTACTGAGTATGATTCACGGGTGAAGGCCATGGAGGTGGATGAGAGGCCCACAGAGCAGTACAGTGACATCGGGGGGCTGGATAAACAAATCCAAGAGGTGATACTTTGTGAATAGTTTCTGGTGTGACTGTGGACAGCATCTTTGAACAGGCTGGATCTGTGGAGAAGAATGGGTTcatgtattaatatttttcttttgttgtagCTCGTGGAGGCCATTGTCCTGCCGATGAATCATAAAgagaaatttgaaaatttggGTATACAGCCACCCAAAGGAGTCCTTATGTATGGGCCTCCAGGAACAGGGAAGACACTTTTAGCTCGGGCATGTGCTGCCCAGACCAAGGTAAAAAGAACCTGTGAAAGTGTGTGCTGCTGTAGAATAGTACCTGACAAAGAGTAAGAACACCTCCAGGGGAAGAAGGTCTTCCTCACAAATTGGTGTTACAAAGGCTGGGATTTTCTTGTCtatttgcttgcttgcttgttttAATTAAGGGTTTCTTATAGTACTCAGAAGTGACCCTATTGTGAAATGAGACCTAGGATTGATTCTCTTTCACTTCCCAGGCCACATTCCTGAAGCTGGCGGGTCCGCAACTTGTGCAGATGTTCATTGGCGATGGAGCGAAGCTGGTACGCGATGCTTTTGCTCTTGCAAAGGAAAAAGCTCCTTCCATCATCTTTATTGATGAACTGGATGCCATTGGCACTAAAAGGTGAGCTGTAGTCCATGCTGTAAAGTTCTTGGGAACTGCCTATCAGCCTCCTTTGCCTGTGTATCTAAGCAGAGCCTTTTAAAGCATGGCTTACTCAGAAAGAGTGTGAACATTAGTCACAGATGGATAGCAGTTGCCACAATCCTTGGGTGCAGGAGCAAAGTTTGTTAGACTTGGGATCTGTCTGATAGCCTCgtgctgtataaaactgtttTCTGATCATTGCAGCAGGCACCTGGAGATGTTCACCCTCATTTACTACGTGGGCCTGGACAACATAAGCCCCATTCAGCTGTAAGGGCTAAATCAGTCTTAGGTGCTGCTGACAGTTATTCTAGTTGCAGTCCTCATCATGTTAGGACTGTAGTTTCAAGGAAAAATTTCAAACACCTTAGCCAAGGAGCATGAACTGCAGTCATTCCATGTTTTGATGTGATTAAAAATTTAGGGACAGAGGGTGGTCAGGTTCATACTGATAGTTTTACTCGTTTCCCCTCAGGTTTGACAGTGAGAAGGCCGGTGACCGGGAGGTGCAGAGGACCATGCTGGAGCTGCTTAATCAACTTGATGGTTTTCAGCCCAACACACAAGTCAAGGTTGGGAGCTATCAGGGAGTTCTGCTGAGGTCCAGGGCACTCTAGCAGGGGATGGAAAACAATGTCCAGGGAAGAAGCTTGGTGTGTCTTTGGGGAGAAGTGGCCTGTCTTCCAGGTGCCTCACACTGATGATCCTACTTCTGCTTAGGTGATTGCTGCAACCAACCGGGTTGATATCTTGGACCCAGCTTTGCTCCGCTCTGGGCGATTAGATCGGAAGATTGAGTTCCCAATGCCTAATGAAGAGGCCAGAGCCAGAATTATGCAGATTCATTCACGCAAAATGAATGTCAGGTATGGCCTTCTGGTACCTCAGGGCTGAGAAGTGGTTGGCAGTCACTTGTTGGGGACTTACTGTGGGGCTGAGGAAACTCCCTGTGTTGCTTTTTCTATTCGGTACATGTtgtcagacttttttttcccatttgcttATATCAGCCCTGACGTAAACTATGAGGAACTGGCTCGCTGCACAGATGATTTCAATGGAGCCCAGTGCAAGGCTGTGTGTGTTGAAGCGGTAAGTATTCCTCCATAGGAACAGCACTGATGGGAGGGAAATGTGAAAGCTAGAACGGAGCAATTGTTTGTGGTGCTCACATTCCCTCTCTAAATACCGTCTCGTTGGGCAGGGGATGATTGCCCTCCGCCGTGGAGCTACAGAGCTCACCCACGAGGACTACATGGAAGGAATCCTGGAGGttcaagcaaagaaaaaagccaaTCTGCAGTACTATGCCTGATCCCTGCCCAGTCAAGGTCATGGCCTTAGCAGAGGACAGGAGTAGACTGGACTGTATCACTTACTTTCtgtctggaaaaaataaagcattttttccctttaaaaacaaatccgTGATGTGTTGGGGCTGTCGCCCTTGCTCGGTGGTTCTACGTCTGTGTAAAGGGAGGCTAAAAGCCTGCTGTCCACTGTGCCCACCATGCCGCCTTTGGACCCTCCTCCAGCCAGAATTGGACTAAACCTGTCCTGATACTTCTCATGAGGACCAAGAGGCTGTACTGCAGTAAGTGTACTGTGACATTGCTGACCTGCAGCTCAGACAGCATCCTCGGTTCGTGCCTGCGCAGCCAGTGAACAGCCTACAGCCAGGTTAGAGCTGGAAACTTTTGAACACTCACTTTTCAAGGGTAAACATAATTCACACATGAATGATGTTTTAACTTTGTCACTTGAACTTCACCTCTGCTGGTATGTGAACACTGTTGCTGGTATGTGTATGTGAGCTCTCTGGGGAATCAGTCAGGTCATTAGTCATAAAGAATTCGAGGTTTCATCCACTGAGCAAGTCTTTCAGTACTTTTAATGCCAGTTGAGAATTacaatttccatttaaaaattacacttttcATAAATACACTGACTTTAGCATTAAGTATCTTACATG comes from the Taeniopygia guttata chromosome 5, bTaeGut7.mat, whole genome shotgun sequence genome and includes:
- the PSMC3 gene encoding 26S proteasome regulatory subunit 6A, whose protein sequence is MASVWDESEDGVGEEVLKMSTEEIVQRTRLLDSEIKIMKSEVLRVTHELQAMKDKIKENSEKIKVNKTLPYLVSNVIELLDVDPNDQEEDGANIDLDSQRKGKCAVIKTSTRQTYFLPVIGLVDAEKLKPGDLVGVNKDSYLILETLPTEYDSRVKAMEVDERPTEQYSDIGGLDKQIQELVEAIVLPMNHKEKFENLGIQPPKGVLMYGPPGTGKTLLARACAAQTKATFLKLAGPQLVQMFIGDGAKLVRDAFALAKEKAPSIIFIDELDAIGTKRFDSEKAGDREVQRTMLELLNQLDGFQPNTQVKVIAATNRVDILDPALLRSGRLDRKIEFPMPNEEARARIMQIHSRKMNVSPDVNYEELARCTDDFNGAQCKAVCVEAGMIALRRGATELTHEDYMEGILEVQAKKKANLQYYA